DNA sequence from the Bacillota bacterium genome:
AAACCCGCGTTAATCGATAACAGTCTGTATATACCGGTTAATGATAACTCAGAAAGTATTAATAAGATTGTTAGATATGATCTTAACAATCAGGACATTTCCACTATATACGAATCGAAATTTAGGGAACCTACAATCAATAATCTGTTATGTAACAGAAGATGGATGGTGTGGGTGGATTCAGAGGTAACAGGTGGAAGAAGTACAATCCATGTGTTGGATTTAAAAACGAACGAACAAAAAGTTGTATATGAGGTAAAAGATTCTGAGCCTTTAACAGTTATTGCCCCAACCCTATATGAGGACTACATAGCGTGGATAAGGATCAATAGTAAGGGTGTGCCAGAGGTTACGCTTCGTAATCTGCAGACAGATAAAACGGGTCAAGTCTCAATCTGTCTGTAAATAGCAGTCCCGACTACGCCACGGTTGCTCAAGACTTTAACCTCCTTTTGCTTCTCATTTTCTCGTTGCTCAATATAGCGATTCTCAAAGCTTTGCGTTCATGTTCGGTAAAGCGAACTCTTTGCCATCTCTCGGATGCTCTCCAGAGAGTACCAAAAACAAGCTTTAAGCATTGCTGCTCACCACGAAAACGAGGAATAATCTTAGAGCGGCGGCGCTCTTCAACAAAGCTTCGCTCGCACAGATTCGTCGTTCGAATGTTTTTACGGTGTGCGGCCGGCAGCTTTAGGTGGGCAAGGCTTGCCTCAAGGTCTTCAACAAGACATTTCACAAACGATGGATAGTCTCGCTTGAAGAGTTCGATGACTTGGTTGGCAACGATTTTGCCCATCCCGTAATCAGCCGCATCTCTGATTGCTTCAAGGTACGGCTTTACGAGCCCCTTGGCATCATCGGGCAGCTTCTCAAGCAGGTTCTTCATCTTATGAACCCAGCAGCGGATCCTCTCAGCCTGCGGCCATATCACCTCGATGGCCTTGATAAGCCCCGGGGCGCCGTCGCTCGTGACGGTTAATGGAACTTTTAGGCCCCGTTTAACCAGGCTTCTGAAGTGCTCAAGCCAGGCATCGTAGCTCTCTTTGCTACCGGTCGTCATGTGAATGAGTACCTTGGCGCCATCGGCACATATGCCCCAAGTCACTAGAACCCCCTCTTTTGCGCCCGCTTGTTTTCGCAAGGACTCGTAGACGGCATCCGCAAAGAGATAGACAACCTCAAAGCCTGAGAGATCGCGCTCACAGAACGCCTCGTACTCTTCCCAGAGTACTTCAGTGATGCGGCTGACACTTGAGCGGGAGAGCAGTGAACTCTCGCCATCGGTAAGATCGGTGAGCGCATCCTCGATGTCTCGGGTGGAGAGCCCCCGCACGTACATCTCAACGACCAAGTTCTCAAGCACTTCGGTGCGCTTTTTCAAGTGAGCCCACAGCACAGAGGAGTAGGGCTCATCGGCGCCTCGCACCTGCGGCACGTCTACCATGAGGCGCCCCTCGGCGCTATCAAGATGGCGCGTCTTGTAACCGTTTCGGTATCCATGCATAGTCTCATCTCTTCGCTCGTAGTAGCCTCTACCCAGGAACTCCTCGGCTTCTTTTTCAAGAAGCTCCTGGATAATCTTTTTAGCGCCGATCCTTATCAGCTCCCCGGTTAAATCAGTGGTCTGCGTATCTGCCCTTAGTGCTTCTGCAATCTTGGTTAGTTCTGTGCTTGGTGGTATTCTTTTCATAGGTCTGAACTCCTTTCGGACGATGGTTTTTTGGTATACCACCGATGGTAGTTCAGACCGCTATCTTTTTACAGACATTTTATGACGGGACCGGTTGCCGTTATTAATTCTAAGCAAGAGCTAGAGCTTCTCGAGACTAGCGATAAGGGTACTGCAAAAATAAATTTAGCAAAATCGCTGCATCCATATGTCGACTCCATCGATTTTACGAACGATGGGACATTAATTACAGGCTATTCAGATCATACACACAATTTAAGCATACTGTTTCTTATTCCAGCTAAATAGCCTACAACTGAGGCTATAGCCAGCATTTAACTCTAGCTACATTATCAATATCTTTGCCATCTACAAAGTATTAAAGGTTAATTCAAATTTCTTTTAGACAAAA
Encoded proteins:
- a CDS encoding IS256 family transposase, whose protein sequence is MKRIPPSTELTKIAEALRADTQTTDLTGELIRIGAKKIIQELLEKEAEEFLGRGYYERRDETMHGYRNGYKTRHLDSAEGRLMVDVPQVRGADEPYSSVLWAHLKKRTEVLENLVVEMYVRGLSTRDIEDALTDLTDGESSLLSRSSVSRITEVLWEEYEAFCERDLSGFEVVYLFADAVYESLRKQAGAKEGVLVTWGICADGAKVLIHMTTGSKESYDAWLEHFRSLVKRGLKVPLTVTSDGAPGLIKAIEVIWPQAERIRCWVHKMKNLLEKLPDDAKGLVKPYLEAIRDAADYGMGKIVANQVIELFKRDYPSFVKCLVEDLEASLAHLKLPAAHRKNIRTTNLCERSFVEERRRSKIIPRFRGEQQCLKLVFGTLWRASERWQRVRFTEHERKALRIAILSNEKMRSKRRLKS